A window of Pedococcus badiiscoriae genomic DNA:
CCAAGAGCGCGTCGATGCGCGAGAAGGCGATGCGCTTCATCCGCAGCGTCCCGTGCCCGGAGTGCGGCGGGACCGGGCTGCGTCCGGACGCCTTGAAGGTGACGTTCCGCGGGCTCACCATCGCCGCGGTGAACGCGCTGTCGCTCACCGAGCTCGTCGAGTTCCTCCGGCCGGTGGCAGACCTGTCCGAGGCTGCCGCTGCGACGGCGACGGCCGACTCGGGCGAGGCGACCGAGGTGGCGGTGCGGCTGTGCACCGACCTCGTCGCCCGGGTCCGGGTCCTGCTCGACCTCGGGCTGGGCTACCTCTCGCTCGGGCGCAGCTCCACGACGCTGTCACCGGGGGAGGCGCAGCGCCTGCGCGTCGCGACGCAGCTGCGCTCGGGGCTGTTCGGCGTGGTCTACGTGCTCGACGAGCCGTCGGCGGGGCTGCACCCGGCCGACGCGGCGCCGCTGCTCGACGTCCTGGACCGGCTCAAGGGTTCGGGCAACTCGCTGTTCGTGGTCGAGCACGACCTCGACATCGTCCGTCGGGCCGACTGGGTCGTCGACCTGGGACCGGGCGCCGGCGAGAACGGCGGGCAGGTCCTGTACTCCGGTCCGGTGGCCGGGCTCGAACAGGTGCCGGCTTCCGTGACGGGGGCGCACCTGTTCGGCCGGGTGGCGGCCCCCGAACGCCACCAGCGGGTTCCCCAGGGGTGGCTCCACCTGCGCGGGATCAGCCGGCACAACCTCGTCGACCTCACGGTCGACGTGCCGCTCTGCGTGATGACGGCGGTGACGGGCGTCTCCGGGTCGGGCAAGTCGACCCTGGTCACGCAGGTGCTTGCCGAGCTGGTCCGGCGTCACCTCGGACAGGCGCCGGAGGACGCCGAGGACGCCGAGGTCGACGAGCTCGAGATCGACGTCGACGGCGTCACAGGGCTGGAGTCCTTCGATCGGCTGGTGCGCGTGGACCAGCGCCCGATCGGGCGCACCCCGCGCTCCAACCTGGCCACCTACACGAGCCTGTTCGACGCCGTGCGCAAGGTGTATGCCGCGACGCCGGCAGCACGCGAGCGCGGTTACGGCCCAGGCCGCTTCTCGTTCAACGTGGCGGAGGGACGGTGCGAGACGTGCCAGGGGGAGAGCTTCGTGACCGTCGAGCTGCTCTTCCTGCCGGGCACCTACGCCCCCTGCCCGACCTGCCACGGGGCGCGCTACAACGAGACGACGCTCGAGATCGAGTACCGGGGGAAGAACGTCGCCGAGGTGCTGGCCCTGTCGGTCGACGAGGCCGCCGACTTCCTGGCCGACGTTCCGGCCGCCGCGCGCAGCCTGACCACGCTGAGGGAGGTCGGCCTGGGTTACCTCCGGCTGGGCCAGCCTGCCACCGAGCTCAGCGGCGGGGAGGCCCAGCGGATCAAGCTGGCCACCGAGCTGCAACGCGCGCGTCGCGGCCACGCCCTGTACCTGCTCGACGAGCCCACGGCAGGGCTGCACCCCGCCGACATCGCCCTGCTGCTGCGCCAGCTGCACCGGTTGGTGGACGCCGGCAACACCGTGGTGCTGGTCGAGCACGATCTCGACACGGTCATCAGCGCCGACTGGGTGATCGACCTGGGGCCGCGCGGCGGGGACGAAGGCGGTCGGGTGGTGGCCACGGGCACGCCCGACCAGGTCGCCCGGGTCGACGACAGCGCCACTGCGCCGTTCCTGGCCGCCCGACTGGCATCGCACCGGACCGGGACCTGATGCGACGTCGGCCGCGACCGGCACCCCGGGCGACTACGTTGTCGTGATGGAACGACTTCGCGTCGGCCTGGTAGCCGACCCGGCCAAGCCGAGTGAGATCGCGCACCGGATCCGCGACGCCCACGCGCCGGATCACCACGATGGGCTCGCCTGGGAGATCGACGTCGTCAGCACGCCCTTCACGGCCGCGTCGGAGGACGTGGACACCGCCCTGGAACGACTGAGGGACCAAGCTGCAGAGCACCGCTGGGACCTGGTCGTCGGCATCACCGAGCTCCCCCTTCGCGACGCCGAAGGTCGGTACCTCCTCATCGAGACCGACGCGCAGCAGCGCACGGCCGTGCTCTCCCTGCCTGCGCTGGGAGGCGTTCGCCTGCACCACCGCAGCCGGCATGCAGTGCGCCAGCTCCTCAGCTCGATGACCGATCCCACCGGGGAGAAGGACTGCCGGGTGTTGTTGCCACGCCGCGGCGGCCGGTGGCGGCTGCTCCGGGGGATGGTGGCCGCCAACCGGCCCTGGCGGCTGGTTCCCGGGCTCAAGTCGGCCCTGGTCGCCGCACTCACGACCGGTGCCATCGCCACCATCAACTCCACCGTGTGGGTGCTGGCCGGGTCGTTGTCCTGGTGGCGCCTGCTGGTGGCGATGGTCGCCTCGATCGCGCTCGTCGTGGGCTGGCTGGTGATCGACGGGGAGCTGTGGGACCGCGCCGAGGAGGACTCGTCCCGGGCCCGGGAAAGGTCCAACCTCTACAACACCTCCACCCTGCTGACCCTGACCGCGGGGGTCCTGATCTGTTACACCGCCCTCTATGTGCTCAATCTGGCGTGGGCGTTGTTCGTCCTCGATCCCGCCGTGATGGGCAGCGAGAGCCGCAAGTCGTTGGGCTACGCCGACCTGTTCGTGCTGACCTGGTTCGTCGCGTCCGCGGCCACCGTGGGGGGCGCCCTGGGCAGCGGACTGGAGTCGGACGAAGCCATCACCGCGGCCGCGTACTCCAAGCGCGAGGAGGACCGCCGCAACCGGCTCTCGAGGGAGCGGACCTAGCTGCCCCTCAGGGACGTCCGGAGACGAACTCGATCGGGCGTCACCTTTAGCCCAGTGACGCGTCTGGCGCAGGTAGCGCCAGATCCGGGCCGTGGATCAGGGTCGTAGAAGAACCGACGGTTGGGTCCGGATCGCCAGGTGGCGCCCTTTTCGCTCCGGGCCGTCTCAAACACGCCACGTCCCTCACCGACCTCGGGATCCGTCGCCCCTAATCTGGCCGTGGCCCGGCGGGTCAGACATGGAGGCGTACGTGGACATCATCATTCGGATCCTTTGGACCCAGCCTCAAGTCCGGTTCAGTGTCGCCGTCGGACTGGTGCTGGCCGCCGTGGTTGGGCTCCTTCGCGCCCGATCTGGCCGGTCGTGGATTGCCCCAGCCTGCCTCGTCGCCTCGTTGAGCCTCACCCTGGGTGTCACGCTCTTCTCCTGGCGCGGGCCTGGGGGTGTGGGGCCTGGACCGGATCCGCTGTCCCAGTGCCGCCTGCTGGTCGAGTGGGCGTCTCTGCCGACCGAACTGCGTAGTCCTGGCGGGCTGCTCAACATCGCCCTCTTTGCTCCACTAGGGCTGTTCGCCACACTCGTTTGGCGTCGACCCATCATCGTTGTCCTGGGTGCCGTGGCCCTGTCCGCTTGCATCGAGATCACGCAGGCCTTCGGGGGCGCCCACGACTGCACGTCAACCGACACGATCGCCAACACCACTGGCGCGCTGCTGGGCGCCGGCCTGGCCTGGATCGTCATGTCAGGGGTGCGCGCCCGCAGCCCGCGGGCGCGCACCCCGACCGACCGCCTCTGACTGCTAGGAGTAGCCATGACCATCAGTAGGACCACTGTCCCCGCCAAGCACCCGGCACTCCTCAAGGAAGCCGAAGCGCGGGCCGCCTCCATCCAGAACAGAGCGGCCGACTCCATCACCGCCTTCGCTGGCTCCATGTGGTTCGTCTATGCCCACATCGCCCTGTTCGCCGTCTGGATGTTGTTCGTCGAGTCGAATCCGTGGCCCACGTTGACGTTGGTGGTGTCATTGGAGGCGATCTTCCTGTCGACATTCGTGATGATCGCCCAGAACCGTCAGGCTGCGTTCTCGCAGGCCAAGGCCGACCACGACTTCATCAACCAAGAGCAGGAGCTGAAGACCAACACTGAGTTGACCAGGCAGATCCACGAACTGACGGTCGCGCTCCACGAAACGATCTGCGCCCGCGACGCCTAACCCCAGCCCGAGGGGCAAGCGGTAGATCTCGCGGCGGTGGGCCGCGCGGACGATGACGACCAAGAGGTGGTCGTCACGTATCTCGATCGGGCGTCACCATCAGCCCAGTGATGCGTCTCTCCCGGTGGCGGACTCTCCGCTAGTCATGCGCTGGACGATCCCCGGGGAGGAGGCGTCACGATGAGCACAGCCCGGTCATCTCGGCCCACGAAGGCGAAGGGCCCGACGGTGTCGGACGTGGCGGTCGACCCTCTCCGCGAGCCGGTGTTCCTCGTGCCGGCGGTCCCGCCGAGTCGTGCGCGGCTCGTCGGACGGGTCTTCGCCTATCTAGGCCTGACGGTGCTGTGGCTGGTCCTTCTTGCGATCGCGCTGTTCGCGACGGTCGCGGCCCTGCCGGGCGCAGCGGGCAGCGCGACCTCCGACGGCGGGCTCGCCGCATCTCACGCCTTTCATCGCTCGGATTCCTGGCTCGCGATCATCTTCATTCCCCTGCTCGTGCCGCTCTTCGGCTTCGTGGCGGTCTTCCTGGTGCAGGCGACGTTCGGGATGGTGCTCACGTCGGCGATGCTCTTCCTGCGAAGCCTGAACCCGGCGTATCGGCATGAGCAGCTGTCGATGACGATCCGGTCGTCCGACGGGGAGGCCGTCGGGCCAGCGCTCACGGCGGTGACGGGGGTCGGGCTGTCCCTGGTGCCGGTGCGCCTGACCCGGCTGTCGAAGGTCGCAACGATCATCCAGTTCAACGGCTGGATCGTGAACGGCTCGACGTTCGCGATCGGATTCATCTGGGGCCTCGTGTACTTCTTCACGATCACCTGGACGCTGTGGCCCGCTACCGGTACGGCCGCGCCGATCTGCCAGGTCGTCACAGGCCTGCTCGGCGCTTGGATGCTGTTCGAGATCTGGAGGCGACGGCACCGCTACCCGGGCGTGATGCCCGCGCAGCTGGAGGGGACGGCGTATGAGCGCTCCTGGCCCAACCGTCCGATCGCACAGAAGGCCGCCGCCAAGAAGCGCACCGTGAAGATGGCGGCGAAGAACGCCTCCCGACCCTGACTGCGAGGAGCAGCCATGACCATCAGTAGGACCAGCGTCGCCGCCAAGCACCCGGCAATCGTCAAGGAAGCCGAAGCGCGCGCCGCCTCCATCCAGAACAGAGCCGCCGACGCCATCACCGCCTTCGCTGGCTCCATGTGGTTCGTGTATGCCCACATCGCCCTGTTCGCCGTCTGGATGGCGTTCGTGGAGCCGAATCCGTGGCCGACGTTGACGTTGGTGGTGTCGTTGGAGGCGATCTTCCTGTCGACGTTCGTGATGATCGCCCAGAACCGTCAGGCTGCGTTCTCGCAGGCCAAGGCCGACCACGACTTCATCAACCAAGAGCTGGAGCTGAAGACCAACACTGAGTTGACCAGGCAGATCCAAAAGCTGACGCTTGAGCTGCACCAGGCGATCTGTGCCGCGCCGCTTAGTCCAAGGCCAACCGACGGCCAGGCCAGCAGTATCCGCCTGCCCGTGACCGAGCCCGCGTCCCCCGAAGGCGACTCGTGATGCCGTCCAGGGCCCAAGGGAAGAGTCGTGCGGCGAAGGATGCCCAGTTCGCCGACCTCCGCGAGCCGGTGTACCTGCTCGCCCCGGAGGCGCGCGGGACATCCGGGAAGGCGGTCGTGTGGCGCCCCCTGGGGTACCTGACGCTCACGGTCGTGTGGGTCGTCCTGGCGGTGGCCAGCCTGGCCCTCGCGGTCCTCGTTCTGCCGTGGCGGCTCACCGGGGACGGAGCAGGGCCGATGGGCACCTCGCCCGGCTTCGCGGGGAGCCCCTTGCGGGGCGTCGTGGTCGGGCTGATCATCGGACCGGTCATCGGTGCTGTGTCAGCGACGTTCCTGTGCGTGTCGATCGGCTCAGCGCTCAGCAGCGCGACCTACCTGGGACGGAGCCTGCTGCCCGCCTATCGTCGCGAGAAGCTGTCGTTCACCACCTTCAGCCAGGGGGCGGAAGCAACCGGGCCGGCCTCAATGTTCGGGTTCCGGACGGCGTTCTCGCTGATCCCCGTGCGCCTTACCCGCTGGACGAAGATCGCCACCCTCATCGCGGCACAGGGTCAGGTGGTCAACGTCAGGCTGTGGGTCCTCGGGTTCTGGTGGGGCATCTTCTACGTGTTCACCGTGGGCTGGATGCTGTGGCCCGCGCAGGGCGCAGCGTCCGTCGTGTGCACCGCGGTCAGCGTCCTGCTGTTCGCGGTGTTGGCGTACTTCGTGTGGCGCAACCGCCGCAACTACCCCACCATCATGCCCGCCGCCTACCGCGGCACGCCGTACGAGCGCTCATGGCCCAACCGTCCGGTCGCCCAGAAGCTCGGCGCACAGAACGGCACCGTGAAGAAACCCGCGAAGAGGGCCTCCCGATCCTCGAGCCCATCACCGTGACCGCATACAGAGGCCAGCCACGACGGCCAGATATGCGCGCGATCAGGGGCAAGGGCATCGCCATCGTCGGGGTGCTCGCGACCGTGGTGGCTCTGGCAGGGTGTGGATCGCCGGACCCAGCCGCCGTGCAGTCTGCGATCGCGTCGGCCCCGGGCATCCAGGGCGCGCGCGTGAAGGTCGAACACCCCGGTGCCCCGTGGAACTCCCAGACTGGCATCACCATCTACGTCGCCGATAGCTCGACCGACGCCGTCACGGCAGCCGTCCGCTCGGCGCTGTCGGAGCTGTCCAAGAGCGCGCTCAACGGCTACCCGGTGATGATGGACGTGGTGCAGGGCAAGCCGTCGGACTTCTCCGAGAACAACCCCGAAATCAGCGCAGAAGTCAACCTCCATGACGTCACGACCAACCTCGGGATCAAGTCCACGTCGCCTGGCACCTTCCTGTATCTCACCTCCGACGAGATCCGTCGCGTCGCGTCGCAGCACTAGCCCGCAACAGCGCCAGTGCGCCGGTGCCGCGTCACGGATCGTGCCCATAAGCGTCGTAACCGGTGATGATCCACAAGGGGCCGTGCCTCGGGCGCGGTGGCGGCCTCCCTGCGCTCTTGGTCACCACAGCGAACCAACAGGGGGACATATGGCTGACCAGAGCCGCACCCGTGCCGGCGACGCGCGCGCGAAGACGATCGTGATACTCGCAGCGGCAGCAGTCGCCGCGCTGTCGGCATGCTCGCCGAAAGAGCCCACCATGACCCCACACGAATCCCGCGATCAGACGATCCGGGTTGTGCACGAGACACAAAAACTGCTGTCCGCCGGGCCGTGGCGAGTGGACTTGGGCGCGTACCCGGAGGAGTGCACGCTTTCAGACGGCTCGACTGGCGTCTCCTACGCCGACGCCGAATCGGCCGAACCGACCGCTGACCATATCGGCGACGCCAACCGGATCGCGGACTACTGGAAGACACTCGGCATGTCGGTACGCGTCGTGACGCAGAATCCCACCGCATACGCAACCGGCGGCCCACTCAAGGGCGCCTCCTTCAGCACATCGCCCGGTCTGTACAGCATCGAGGCCTCATCGACGTGCGTGCCGGGCAACGCCGCAAACCTCCTCGGCGAACTCTCCGGCTAAGCCGCGCGCGATGACGGCCAGCCGTGTCAAAGACGGAGGGTTTCCCGGAAAAAAGTCGAGGTCAGGCAGATGGTGCATCTGCCTGACCTGCGACGATGGTGCGCCATCAGGGACTCGAACCCCGAACCCGCTGATTAAGAGTCAGCTGCTCTGCCAATTGAGCTAATGGCGCGCGAGGAGAGACCTTAGCAGGGCGAAGCGGGCGGCGTGAAATCGGCTGACGCCACGACTCATTCGCCGGATCGACGTCGGCTCGAGGCGACCAGGGCAGTGCCACCGACCAGGGCGAGGGCCGCGACGCCGACGGCCAGCCCGACCCGCAGGCCGAGCCCGCCGTTCGTGCCATCGGAACCGCTGGCGAGCGTCGGCGCGGTGCTGGCTGCCGACCCCGGGGTCGCCGGAAGCGGCGTCGCCGACGGGCCAGCAGTCTGCGACGGTGACGTGGCCACCGCGATCGTGAACGTCGACTTGTCCGAGACCGGGTGCCCGTCGTCGCTCACGACGCGGTAGGCCACGGCGTAACGACCATTGGGAAGGTTCGGCAGCAGGGCCTGGGTGACGGTGGCGCCGGCGACGACTGCCTTGCCCGCGGACACCACACCCTGGGCGCCCGTGACCGTCACCGTCGCAAAGCTGGTGCTGACGGCCTCGTCGAAGGTCAGGACGACCTGCGTCGGCGCGGTGGCCAGCGAGGAACCATCCTGCGGAGAGATGGATCTCAGCGCCGTGTGGGCGTCGGCCTCGGTCGCCATGATGATCGAGCTCAGCACGCCGAGGAGCAGTCCGAGGATCGTCACCCAGACGCCGATCCGGATCGTCCTGCGCTTGCCACCCGAGTCCATGAACACCCGGCCATCTTGCCCGACCCGGCCCCGAGGGTGGCCCGCGGCCCTAGATCCGCACCGGCTCCCGCACCAGGCCCACGACGTGCCAGACGAGGCCGCGCCTCGTGTGCACCGGCGTGAGTCCGTGGTCGCGCAGCACGGCCAGCATGCCGTCAGGGGGGTGGGTGAAGGTCTGGAAACGGTGACCGGTCAGCCGCAGGACGGCGTTCTGCGTCGCGTTGAAGGCGCGGCTGGTGAGGTTGCGAGGAGGGTGGCTGAAGACCAGCAGGCGCGTCGCGTGGTCGGCGGCCACCCCCAGGAGCCGCTCGTAGTCAGGATGGCAACAGACGACCCGGTGCAACACCACGATGTCGGCCCGGTCGACGTCGTCGGGTGCCGCCACGATGTCGTGCAGGCGGCGCTCGATCCGGTCGTCGACGCCGGCTTCCCGGGCAAGCTCGCGTGCGGGGCCGTCGTAGGCGGCCACCAGCTCGAGGTTCGTGGCGCGCTCGGCCCCTCGCCGCAGCAGCTCGAGCTGCAGCTCGCCGACACCTCCACCGATCTCCAGCACGCTCGCACCGGCCACACCACGCGCTGCGAGGAACGCGACCATGTCGCGCTCGGTGGCCCCCAGCCCTCGCTTGCGGTAGCGCCGAGCCTGCCGACGGGCGAAGCGAGGCCCGAAGATCTCGTCGTACCCCTGCGGGTCGCAGCAGCCAGGCATGGCAACAGTCTCCCCGTCCGGAGCTCCGCGCACGACCCCTCGCACCCTGGCGCCTGCTCAGCGAGTGACGAAGGCCCCTGACCGTCTCGGTCAGGGGCCTTCGGTGTGGGGTGAGCGACGGGGCTTGAACCCGCGACCCCCGCGACCACAACGCGGTGCTCTACCAGCTGAGCTACGCCCACCATGCGTCGCGACCGGGCGGTGCCGGTCGCG
This region includes:
- the uvrA gene encoding excinuclease ABC subunit UvrA; amino-acid sequence: MPHDSSDHFVHVRGATEHNLRNVDVDVPRDAMVAFTGVSGSGKSSLAFGTLYAEAQRRYFESVAPYARRLVQQMGVPHVQEITGLPPAVALQQRRGAPSARSTVGTLTTLSNLLRMLYSRAGTYPRGAPRLAAEAFSPNTVAGACPRCHGLGVEHDVSEELMVPDTSLSIREGAIAAWPGAWQGANLRSIVSGLGIDVDAPWRSLKAKDRRWLLFTDEQPKVLVKPERDRVDYGYHGTFWSARAHVHHVLATSKSASMREKAMRFIRSVPCPECGGTGLRPDALKVTFRGLTIAAVNALSLTELVEFLRPVADLSEAAAATATADSGEATEVAVRLCTDLVARVRVLLDLGLGYLSLGRSSTTLSPGEAQRLRVATQLRSGLFGVVYVLDEPSAGLHPADAAPLLDVLDRLKGSGNSLFVVEHDLDIVRRADWVVDLGPGAGENGGQVLYSGPVAGLEQVPASVTGAHLFGRVAAPERHQRVPQGWLHLRGISRHNLVDLTVDVPLCVMTAVTGVSGSGKSTLVTQVLAELVRRHLGQAPEDAEDAEVDELEIDVDGVTGLESFDRLVRVDQRPIGRTPRSNLATYTSLFDAVRKVYAATPAARERGYGPGRFSFNVAEGRCETCQGESFVTVELLFLPGTYAPCPTCHGARYNETTLEIEYRGKNVAEVLALSVDEAADFLADVPAAARSLTTLREVGLGYLRLGQPATELSGGEAQRIKLATELQRARRGHALYLLDEPTAGLHPADIALLLRQLHRLVDAGNTVVLVEHDLDTVISADWVIDLGPRGGDEGGRVVATGTPDQVARVDDSATAPFLAARLASHRTGT
- a CDS encoding VanZ family protein, which translates into the protein MEAYVDIIIRILWTQPQVRFSVAVGLVLAAVVGLLRARSGRSWIAPACLVASLSLTLGVTLFSWRGPGGVGPGPDPLSQCRLLVEWASLPTELRSPGGLLNIALFAPLGLFATLVWRRPIIVVLGAVALSACIEITQAFGGAHDCTSTDTIANTTGALLGAGLAWIVMSGVRARSPRARTPTDRL
- a CDS encoding DUF1003 domain-containing protein, which encodes MTISRTTVPAKHPALLKEAEARAASIQNRAADSITAFAGSMWFVYAHIALFAVWMLFVESNPWPTLTLVVSLEAIFLSTFVMIAQNRQAAFSQAKADHDFINQEQELKTNTELTRQIHELTVALHETICARDA
- a CDS encoding DUF1003 domain-containing protein codes for the protein MTISRTSVAAKHPAIVKEAEARAASIQNRAADAITAFAGSMWFVYAHIALFAVWMAFVEPNPWPTLTLVVSLEAIFLSTFVMIAQNRQAAFSQAKADHDFINQELELKTNTELTRQIQKLTLELHQAICAAPLSPRPTDGQASSIRLPVTEPASPEGDS
- a CDS encoding copper resistance CopC family protein; protein product: MDSGGKRRTIRIGVWVTILGLLLGVLSSIIMATEADAHTALRSISPQDGSSLATAPTQVVLTFDEAVSTSFATVTVTGAQGVVSAGKAVVAGATVTQALLPNLPNGRYAVAYRVVSDDGHPVSDKSTFTIAVATSPSQTAGPSATPLPATPGSAASTAPTLASGSDGTNGGLGLRVGLAVGVAALALVGGTALVASSRRRSGE
- a CDS encoding class I SAM-dependent methyltransferase, with product MPGCCDPQGYDEIFGPRFARRQARRYRKRGLGATERDMVAFLAARGVAGASVLEIGGGVGELQLELLRRGAERATNLELVAAYDGPARELAREAGVDDRIERRLHDIVAAPDDVDRADIVVLHRVVCCHPDYERLLGVAADHATRLLVFSHPPRNLTSRAFNATQNAVLRLTGHRFQTFTHPPDGMLAVLRDHGLTPVHTRRGLVWHVVGLVREPVRI